In Nomia melanderi isolate GNS246 chromosome 5, iyNomMela1, whole genome shotgun sequence, a single genomic region encodes these proteins:
- the LOC116430976 gene encoding uncharacterized protein LOC116430976 isoform X2 — protein MAVPNKWENVCRLCSEERNEMLSIFGNEGVQRKVAQKLRACLPVVVYKTDPLPKQICQFCAARLDDVYEFREYCLSVYKSMHAKLLSYKDVESVQIYLDAIKNSPDPCQAHLWSEKARAPPPLVPLPASLPVENPSTPIDINQEHSNTCIESLPELPCEVEIKEVNADPILGTDEENIDSREEIQVNKEEKRTSILEQVLMGSLTMNDRKELNSKAKLSSKWWCAPCNSYYKTKESLMTHMQLHCPRKYTCRKCTACFELVEDLAKHEATSHLKVTLDFDKSLKDCDQCERQFVSWEMLKQHRLRDHLGEAIDIGTNTWCSLCNRFFPSIEAYQNHTQLHETSNYTPVKVSQIADQQVVTIIKAEEPPKEVRKEHFVEATKSLTCPTCGKVCTQQSALSNHMRTHEPKRHKCDICGRSFGLFIRLAAHRMSEHSQQPTMSPVMASVEQEEALNAEREAREAREARTRARSRTYSEMMEKRNVTNHDGPPSKRSTPNSLKNVARCGICLEWFSDHTTMLTHLQTHSDNYTCKNFTCHICKKSFKEKWQLFRHEMSHKRNESIPMYVCSVCKKSFVDKSAYKTHQKTHIVDKTYHCSKCNKIFFKEVTLLTHQCTTEAFYGKKGVSPKSLQRSTASLGTSKRFKCTKCNATFSSAQSKNSHMKTHTEGSHTAVQKDEVQVESEDEPMPKLSPETSLEYSVPIEPKVEINEESAPPPIKRTLIRTTGGYRCGVCQSPFVLRELAVAHLRSAHPLMPYQCPYCKKRFTTQYTFTHHIKADHPDEHEN, from the exons ATGGCTGTGCCCAACAAGTGGGAGAATGTTTGCAGATTGTGCTCAGAGGAGAGGAACGAGATGCTGTCAATTTTCGGTAATGAAGGTGTGCAACGAAAAGTCGCGCAAAAGCTGCGAGCTTGCTTGCCTGTTGTAGTATACAAAACCGATCCACTGCCAAAGCAAATATGTCAGTTCTGTGCTGCCAGGCTAGACGACGTTTACGAGTTTAGAGAGTACTGTCTGAGCGTTTACAAAAGTATGCATGCAAAGTTGTTGTCATACAAGGATGTAGAGTCTGTTCAGATTTACTTAGATGCAATCAAGAACTCACCAGACCCTTGTCAG GCACATTTATGGAGCGAGAAGGCCAGAGCACCACCACCTTTAGTACCTTTGCCAGCCTCACTGCCAGTTGAGAATCCATCAACGCCCATAGACATTAATCAAGAACATTCGAATACTTGTATTGAGTCTTTACCTGAACTACCCTGTGAAGTAGAAATCAAAGAAGTAAATGCAGATCCAATTTTAGGAACTGAT GAAGAGAATATCGATTCACGAGAAGAAATACAGGTGAAcaaggaagagaagagaacaAGTATTTTGGAGCAAGTACTAATGGGTAGTTTAACAATGAACGATAGGAAAGAATTAAATTCAAAAGCAAAGTTATCTTCTAAGTGGTGGTGTGCTCCTTGTAATAGTTATTACAA AACAAAGGAGAGCTTAATGACACACATGCAATTACATTGCCCAAGAAAATATACTTGTAGAAAGTGCACAGCATGTTTTGAATTAGTTGAAGATTTAGCTAAACATGAAGCCACTAGTCATCTAAAAGTGACATTAGATTTTGATAAAAGTCTTAAAGATTGTGATCAATGCGAGAGACAGTTTGTAAGCTGGGAAATGTTGAAACAACATAGGTTACGTGATCATTTAGGGGAAGCAATCGATATTGGGACCAATACGTGGTGCTCATTATGCAATAG ATTTTTCCCGAGCATAGAAGCTTATCAAAATCATACTCAATTACATGAAACTAGTAATTATACACCAGTGAAGGTGTCACAAATTGCAGATCAACAAGTAGTTACAATTATAAAAGCTGAGGAACCTCCAAAAGAAGTGAGGAAAGAGCACTTTGTAGAAGCCACTAAATCACTTACATGTCCTACATGCGGGAAG GTCTGTACtcaacaaagtgcattgtcgaaTCATATGCGTACTCATGAACCTAAAAGACACAAATGTGATATATGCGGACGATCGTTCGGACTTTTCATACGTTTAGCAGCACATAGAATGAGCGAACACAGTCAACAGCCTACAATGTCCCCTGTCATGGCTAGTGTAGAACAAGAAGAAGCATTGAACGCTGAAAGAGAAGCCAGAGAGGCACGGGAAGCTAGGACTCGAGCAAGAAGCAGAACATACTCAGAG aTGATGGAAAAGAGAAATGTTACAAATCATGATGGACCACCTTCAAAAAGAAGTACCCCTAATTCACTTAAAAACGTAGCCAGATGCGGTATTTGTTTGGAGTGGTTCAGTGACCATACTACAATGTTAACGCATTTACAAACGCACTCGGATAACTATACTTGCAAAAACTTTACTTGTCATATATGTAAAAAGTCCTTCAAGGAGAAGTGGCAGTTATTTAGACACGag ATGTCTCATAAACGCAATGAATCCATACCAATGTACGTATGTTCAGTATGTAAAAAATCATTTGTCGATAAGAGTGCATACAAAACGCATCAGAAGACACATATTGTCGACAAAACATATCACTGTTCaaagtgtaataaaatatttttcaaagaagtgACTCTGTTAACGCATCAATGCACGACAGAAGCTTTTTATGGTAAAAAGGGAGTCTCCCCGAAATCGTTGCAAAGATCAACAGCATCATTGGGTACTAGTAAAAGATTCAAATGTACTAAATGTAATGCAACTTTCAGTAGTGCTCAATCGAAGAACTCTCATATGAAAACACATACGGAAGGGTCGCACACAGCG GTACAAAAAGATGAAGTGCAAGTGGAATCAGAGGATGAACCTATGCCAAAATTAAGTCCTGAAACGTCATTGGAATATTCAGTGCCTATTGAACCGAAAGTGGAAATTAATGAAGAGAGTGCGCCGCCTCCTATTAAACGAACACTTATTAGAACAACTGGCGG ATATCGGTGCGGAGTGTGTCAATCTCCATTCGTCCTACGGGAATTAGCCGTTGCACATTTAAGATCTGCGCACCCACTAATGCCGTATCAGTGTCCATATTGTAAAAAGCGATTCACGACTCAGTATACGTTTACGCATCATATTAAAGCAGATCATCCTGACGAACATGAGAATTGA
- the LOC116430976 gene encoding uncharacterized protein LOC116430976 isoform X1, translating into MAVPNKWENVCRLCSEERNEMLSIFGNEGVQRKVAQKLRACLPVVVYKTDPLPKQICQFCAARLDDVYEFREYCLSVYKSMHAKLLSYKDVESVQIYLDAIKNSPDPCQAHLWSEKARAPPPLVPLPASLPVENPSTPIDINQEHSNTCIESLPELPCEVEIKEVNADPILGTDVSIYESQNVISVENKLCKPDLIAEDNRNLLKEENIDSREEIQVNKEEKRTSILEQVLMGSLTMNDRKELNSKAKLSSKWWCAPCNSYYKTKESLMTHMQLHCPRKYTCRKCTACFELVEDLAKHEATSHLKVTLDFDKSLKDCDQCERQFVSWEMLKQHRLRDHLGEAIDIGTNTWCSLCNRFFPSIEAYQNHTQLHETSNYTPVKVSQIADQQVVTIIKAEEPPKEVRKEHFVEATKSLTCPTCGKVCTQQSALSNHMRTHEPKRHKCDICGRSFGLFIRLAAHRMSEHSQQPTMSPVMASVEQEEALNAEREAREAREARTRARSRTYSEMMEKRNVTNHDGPPSKRSTPNSLKNVARCGICLEWFSDHTTMLTHLQTHSDNYTCKNFTCHICKKSFKEKWQLFRHEMSHKRNESIPMYVCSVCKKSFVDKSAYKTHQKTHIVDKTYHCSKCNKIFFKEVTLLTHQCTTEAFYGKKGVSPKSLQRSTASLGTSKRFKCTKCNATFSSAQSKNSHMKTHTEGSHTAVQKDEVQVESEDEPMPKLSPETSLEYSVPIEPKVEINEESAPPPIKRTLIRTTGGYRCGVCQSPFVLRELAVAHLRSAHPLMPYQCPYCKKRFTTQYTFTHHIKADHPDEHEN; encoded by the exons ATGGCTGTGCCCAACAAGTGGGAGAATGTTTGCAGATTGTGCTCAGAGGAGAGGAACGAGATGCTGTCAATTTTCGGTAATGAAGGTGTGCAACGAAAAGTCGCGCAAAAGCTGCGAGCTTGCTTGCCTGTTGTAGTATACAAAACCGATCCACTGCCAAAGCAAATATGTCAGTTCTGTGCTGCCAGGCTAGACGACGTTTACGAGTTTAGAGAGTACTGTCTGAGCGTTTACAAAAGTATGCATGCAAAGTTGTTGTCATACAAGGATGTAGAGTCTGTTCAGATTTACTTAGATGCAATCAAGAACTCACCAGACCCTTGTCAG GCACATTTATGGAGCGAGAAGGCCAGAGCACCACCACCTTTAGTACCTTTGCCAGCCTCACTGCCAGTTGAGAATCCATCAACGCCCATAGACATTAATCAAGAACATTCGAATACTTGTATTGAGTCTTTACCTGAACTACCCTGTGAAGTAGAAATCAAAGAAGTAAATGCAGATCCAATTTTAGGAACTGATGTTAGTATTTATGAATCACAAAATGTCATCAGTGTAGAGAATAAATTGTGTAAGCCAGATTTAATAGCGGAAGATAATAGAAATTTGTTGAAGGAAGAGAATATCGATTCACGAGAAGAAATACAGGTGAAcaaggaagagaagagaacaAGTATTTTGGAGCAAGTACTAATGGGTAGTTTAACAATGAACGATAGGAAAGAATTAAATTCAAAAGCAAAGTTATCTTCTAAGTGGTGGTGTGCTCCTTGTAATAGTTATTACAA AACAAAGGAGAGCTTAATGACACACATGCAATTACATTGCCCAAGAAAATATACTTGTAGAAAGTGCACAGCATGTTTTGAATTAGTTGAAGATTTAGCTAAACATGAAGCCACTAGTCATCTAAAAGTGACATTAGATTTTGATAAAAGTCTTAAAGATTGTGATCAATGCGAGAGACAGTTTGTAAGCTGGGAAATGTTGAAACAACATAGGTTACGTGATCATTTAGGGGAAGCAATCGATATTGGGACCAATACGTGGTGCTCATTATGCAATAG ATTTTTCCCGAGCATAGAAGCTTATCAAAATCATACTCAATTACATGAAACTAGTAATTATACACCAGTGAAGGTGTCACAAATTGCAGATCAACAAGTAGTTACAATTATAAAAGCTGAGGAACCTCCAAAAGAAGTGAGGAAAGAGCACTTTGTAGAAGCCACTAAATCACTTACATGTCCTACATGCGGGAAG GTCTGTACtcaacaaagtgcattgtcgaaTCATATGCGTACTCATGAACCTAAAAGACACAAATGTGATATATGCGGACGATCGTTCGGACTTTTCATACGTTTAGCAGCACATAGAATGAGCGAACACAGTCAACAGCCTACAATGTCCCCTGTCATGGCTAGTGTAGAACAAGAAGAAGCATTGAACGCTGAAAGAGAAGCCAGAGAGGCACGGGAAGCTAGGACTCGAGCAAGAAGCAGAACATACTCAGAG aTGATGGAAAAGAGAAATGTTACAAATCATGATGGACCACCTTCAAAAAGAAGTACCCCTAATTCACTTAAAAACGTAGCCAGATGCGGTATTTGTTTGGAGTGGTTCAGTGACCATACTACAATGTTAACGCATTTACAAACGCACTCGGATAACTATACTTGCAAAAACTTTACTTGTCATATATGTAAAAAGTCCTTCAAGGAGAAGTGGCAGTTATTTAGACACGag ATGTCTCATAAACGCAATGAATCCATACCAATGTACGTATGTTCAGTATGTAAAAAATCATTTGTCGATAAGAGTGCATACAAAACGCATCAGAAGACACATATTGTCGACAAAACATATCACTGTTCaaagtgtaataaaatatttttcaaagaagtgACTCTGTTAACGCATCAATGCACGACAGAAGCTTTTTATGGTAAAAAGGGAGTCTCCCCGAAATCGTTGCAAAGATCAACAGCATCATTGGGTACTAGTAAAAGATTCAAATGTACTAAATGTAATGCAACTTTCAGTAGTGCTCAATCGAAGAACTCTCATATGAAAACACATACGGAAGGGTCGCACACAGCG GTACAAAAAGATGAAGTGCAAGTGGAATCAGAGGATGAACCTATGCCAAAATTAAGTCCTGAAACGTCATTGGAATATTCAGTGCCTATTGAACCGAAAGTGGAAATTAATGAAGAGAGTGCGCCGCCTCCTATTAAACGAACACTTATTAGAACAACTGGCGG ATATCGGTGCGGAGTGTGTCAATCTCCATTCGTCCTACGGGAATTAGCCGTTGCACATTTAAGATCTGCGCACCCACTAATGCCGTATCAGTGTCCATATTGTAAAAAGCGATTCACGACTCAGTATACGTTTACGCATCATATTAAAGCAGATCATCCTGACGAACATGAGAATTGA